A section of the Lepus europaeus isolate LE1 chromosome 10, mLepTim1.pri, whole genome shotgun sequence genome encodes:
- the WFDC8 gene encoding WAP four-disulfide core domain protein 8 has translation MALDFISCVRLSEGKAGIRLNPHGDQDAAGHLPLHSAPFPRRTVALLLLLSLPLEQTSAAPPQKIQKKPGVCPKERLTCDTKAAGSCKTDLDCREFLKCCRFACEKKCIDPYQEPCTLPSDPGNCGDNKQRWYFDFEHQECKSFIFGGCRGNANNFLSHNDCQKACEFTVKRGQCPLFPYNFRMECPSSCKSDIDCPKKEKCCESTCGFVCTKEWSGKLGFCPRKPAVCGMIGKPMCLHDDDCPLEQKCCSRCGLQCLEPKK, from the exons ATGGCATTAGACTTCATCAGCTGCGTTAGATTGAGCGAGGGTAAGGCAGGGATTCGTCTTAATCCTCACGGCGACCAGGACGCTGCCGG GCACCTCCCTCTCCACAGCGCCCCCTTCCCCCGGAGGACGGTagctcttctgctgcttctctctctgcctttggagCAGACTTCGGCAGCGCCGCCCCAGAAGATACAAA agaagccaggagtaTGTCCCAAAGAAAGGCTCACCTGTGACACTAAAGCTGCGGGCTCCTGCAAAACAGACTTGGACTGCCGGGAATTCCTGAAGTGCTGCCGTTTTGCCTGTGAGAAGAAGTGCATAGATCCATACCAAG AGCCCTGCACACTACCCTCCGACCCAGGAAACTGTGGGGATAACAAACAGCGCTGGTATTTTGACTTTGAACATCAAGAATGCAAATCCTTTATATTTGGGGGCTGCCGTGGGAATGCCAACAACTTCCTCAGCCATAATGACTGTCAGAAGGCCTGCGAGTTTACTG TCAAGAGAGGACAGTGTCCACTCTTCCCTTACAATTTCCGTATGGAGTGTCCATCATCGTGTAAGAGTGACATTGATTGccccaagaaagaaaaatgttgtgAATCCACTTGTGGCTTTGTTTGCACCAAGGAATGGTCAG GCAAACTAGGCTTCTGCCCGCGCAAGCCCGCAGTGTGTGGCATGATTGGAAAGCCCATGTGCCTGCACGATGATGACTGTCCGCTGGAACAGAAGTGCTGCTCGCGGTGTGGACTGCAGTGCCTGGAACCCAAGAAATGA